In Aphelocoma coerulescens isolate FSJ_1873_10779 chromosome 25, UR_Acoe_1.0, whole genome shotgun sequence, a genomic segment contains:
- the MRPL24 gene encoding large ribosomal subunit protein uL24m, with protein MRLSALLSAARPRLPPGYRHGMWPPDSMAARLRNPPGQRRRKVFVEPVAKDDWKVFKGDTVQVLAGKDAGKQGTVTQVVQARNWVVVEGLNAHYRYINRTAKYSGTYIASEAPLLLSQICLVDPEDRKPTEVEWRYTEEGERVRVSLRSGRILPVPPQPRQDGVVPEQWIDGPKDTSEEDALAKTYRPSLKTFEEEVMDAMGIVETRRAKKSYWY; from the exons ATGCGGCTCTCGGCGCTGCTGAGTGCGGCACGGCCACGGCTGCCGCCGGGGTACCGGCACGGGATGTGGCCCCCCGACTCCATGGCCGCCCGGCTCCGCAACcccccggggcagcgccgccgcAAGGTCTTCGTGGAACCCGTCGCCAAGGACGACTGGAAGGTGTTTAAGGGTGACACG GTCCAGGTGCTGGCCGGGAAGGACGCGGGCAAGCAGGGCACGGTCACCCAGGTGGTGCAAGCCCGCAACTGGGTGGTTGTGGAAGGACTGAACGCG CACTATCGCTACATCAACCGCACGGCCAAGTACTCCGGGACCTACATCGCCAGCGAGGCACCGCTGCTGCTCAGCCAGATCTGCCTGGTGGACCCTGAGGACCG GAAGCCGACAGAGGTGGAGTGGCGGTACACGGAGGAGGGCGAGCGCGTCCGCGTGTCGCTGCGCAGCGGCCGCATCCTGCCCGTGCCCCCGCAGCCACGCCAGGATGGCGTCGTCCCCGAGCAGTGGATTG ATGGCCCCAAGGACACGTCGGAGGAGGACGCGCTGGCCAAGACGTACCGGCCGTCCCTGAAGACGTTTGAGGAGGAGGTCATGGATGCCATGGGGATCGTGGAGACGCGCCGGGCCAAGAAATCTTACTGGTATTAA
- the METTL25B gene encoding methyltransferase-like protein 25B isoform X1, translating to MPGVPAGPVTSRVLEGAAMAAAPRPAPHPRQQRPEQRRAADIIRLLTLYRPLLDAFVIDFFTEDLWAQLPPAWQPALASASPAQLAGLLGGHGGPGAAWPLSLLAFAAAARALAFPRGCPGGSPHPPCQSSHLHPLLRRHVKPKKQHEIQRLGKLLQRLSQATSCERVVDVGAGQGHLSRFLAFGLGLSVTAVESDGRLAGLAERFDQELLRELGKMRGLGHQRPPQRCRKPPPHPLTPRAPRHVAGRLDPAAPWREFLLPPDPPGPGSAARNPLGGPGGSEDGGRVLLTGLHTCGDLGPALLCHFARSPAVAAVALAGCCYMKLSTAPQPPGCPPGYPLSASVAALPGHQLSYRAREAACHALEEYEGRLRGGSAHLRAHCYRAVLESLIRAADPGKRHLGLQPGRKAHALGFPQTGPGGGPTGLGGCGGHAGAAAQGGGILHPGAASGTRCGDPHPARPPALPAGARFPLCPCAPIQPPVLPTEPGAGGRTDPAGRGAGQAGHGQRGRGQQRGRGSAGSRIPQGGAEPPQPWAQTPIKPGFGWSGWERVTAAPKALHTTNMENRGGCLLQSPARGASSSPS from the exons ATGCCCGGTGTCCCGGCAGGCCCGGTGACGTCACGGGTGCTCGAGG gtgctgccatggcagccgccCCCCGTCCCGCCCCCCACCCGCGGCAGCAGCGCCCGGAGCAGCGTCGAGCCGCTGACATCATCCGCCTCCTGACGCTCTACCGGCCCCTGCTCGACGCCTTCGTCATC GATTTCTTCACCGAGGATCTGTGGGCAcagctgcccccagcctggcagCCCGCCCTGGCCAGTGCTAGCCCTGCGCAGCTGGCCGGGCTCCTGGGGGGCCACGGGGGTCCAGGGGCTGCCTGGCCCCTGTCCCTCCTGGCCTTTGCTGCCGCTGCCCGGGCCCTTGCCTTCCCTCGGGGGTGCCCGGGAGGGTCCCCGCACCCCCCGtgccagagctcccacctgCACCCGCTGCTCCGCCGCCACGTCAAGCCCAAAAAGCAGCACGAGATCCAGCGCCTGGGCAAG ctgctgcagcggCTGAGCCAGGCCACCAGCTGCGAGCGCGTGGTGGATGTCGGAGCAGGGCAG GGCCACCTTTCCCGGTTCCTGGcctttggcctgggcctgtcggTCACTGCAGTGGAGAGTGATGGCCGTCTGGCCGGCCTGGCCGAGCGCTTTGACCAGGAGCTGCTGCGGGAGCTGGGGAAAATGAGGGGGCTGGGACACCAGAGGCCCCCACAGCGCTGCCGAAAGCCCCCCCCGCACCCCCTCACCCCCCGGGCCCCACGGCACGTGGCTGGGCGCCTGgaccctgcagctccctggcgGGAATTCCTGCTGCCCCCCGACCCCCCGGGACCCGGCTCCGCCGCCCGGAACCCGCTGGGGGGCCCGGGAGGCTCTGAGGACGGGGGGCGGGTGCTGCTGACGGGGCTCCACACCTGCGGGGACCTCGGCCCGGCCCTGCTGTGCCACTTTGCTCGCAGCCCCGCCGTGGCTGCCGTGGCCTTGGCGGGCTGCTGCTACATGAAGCTGTCAaccgccccgcagccccccggctgccccccgGGCTACCCCCTGAGCGCCTCGGTGGCGGCGTTGCCCGGCCACCAGCTGTCCTACCGGGCACGGGAGGCCGCGTGCCACGCGCTGGAGGAGTACGAGGGGCGGCTGCGCGGGGGCAGCGCCCACCTGCGCGCCCACTGCTACCGCGCCGTGCTCGAGAGCCTCATCCGCGCCGCTGACCCCGGCAAGAGGCACCTGGGCCTGCAGCCGGGCAGGAAAGCGCACGCCCTTGGCTTCCCCCA GACTGGACCCGGCGGGGGTCCCACTGGActcgggggctgtgggggccatgctggagcagcagcacaaggtggTGGCATTCTGCACCCTGGGGCAGCTTCTGGCACCCGCTGTGGAGACCCTCATCCTGCTCGACCGCCTGCTCTACCTGCGGGAGCAAG gtttccaCTGTGCCCTTGTGCCCCTATTCAACCCCCGGTTCTCCCCACGGAACCTGGTGCTGGTGGCCGCACGGACCCCGCTGGCCGCGGTgctggccaggctggacatggACAGCGAGGACGGGGACAGCAGCGAGGACGTGGATCTGCAGGAAGCAGAATCCCCCAGGGAGGGGCagagcccccacagccctgggcacagaCCCCAATAAAGCCAGGATTTGGATGGTCCGGGTGGGAGCGAGTCACTGCCGCACCAAAAGCGCTGCACACCACAAACATGGAAAATCGAGGGGGGTGTTTATTGCAGAGCCCAGCTCGGGGGGCTTCCAGCTCCCCCAGTTAA
- the METTL25B gene encoding methyltransferase-like protein 25B isoform X2 produces MPGVPAGPVTSRVLEGAAMAAAPRPAPHPRQQRPEQRRAADIIRLLTLYRPLLDAFVIDFFTEDLWAQLPPAWQPALASASPAQLAGLLGGHGGPGAAWPLSLLAFAAAARALAFPRGCPGGSPHPPCQSSHLHPLLRRHVKPKKQHEIQRLGKLLQRLSQATSCERVVDVGAGQGHLSRFLAFGLGLSVTAVESDGRLAGLAERFDQELLRELGKMRGLGHQRPPQRCRKPPPHPLTPRAPRHVAGRLDPAAPWREFLLPPDPPGPGSAARNPLGGPGGSEDGGRVLLTGLHTCGDLGPALLCHFARSPAVAAVALAGCCYMKLSTAPQPPGCPPGYPLSASVAALPGHQLSYRAREAACHALEEYEGRLRGGSAHLRAHCYRAVLESLIRAADPGKRHLGLQPGRKAHALGFPQYAHLGLPLAGLDPAGVPLDSGAVGAMLEQQHKVVAFCTLGQLLAPAVETLILLDRLLYLREQGFHCALVPLFNPRFSPRNLVLVAARTPLAAVLARLDMDSEDGDSSEDVDLQEAESPREGQSPHSPGHRPQ; encoded by the exons ATGCCCGGTGTCCCGGCAGGCCCGGTGACGTCACGGGTGCTCGAGG gtgctgccatggcagccgccCCCCGTCCCGCCCCCCACCCGCGGCAGCAGCGCCCGGAGCAGCGTCGAGCCGCTGACATCATCCGCCTCCTGACGCTCTACCGGCCCCTGCTCGACGCCTTCGTCATC GATTTCTTCACCGAGGATCTGTGGGCAcagctgcccccagcctggcagCCCGCCCTGGCCAGTGCTAGCCCTGCGCAGCTGGCCGGGCTCCTGGGGGGCCACGGGGGTCCAGGGGCTGCCTGGCCCCTGTCCCTCCTGGCCTTTGCTGCCGCTGCCCGGGCCCTTGCCTTCCCTCGGGGGTGCCCGGGAGGGTCCCCGCACCCCCCGtgccagagctcccacctgCACCCGCTGCTCCGCCGCCACGTCAAGCCCAAAAAGCAGCACGAGATCCAGCGCCTGGGCAAG ctgctgcagcggCTGAGCCAGGCCACCAGCTGCGAGCGCGTGGTGGATGTCGGAGCAGGGCAG GGCCACCTTTCCCGGTTCCTGGcctttggcctgggcctgtcggTCACTGCAGTGGAGAGTGATGGCCGTCTGGCCGGCCTGGCCGAGCGCTTTGACCAGGAGCTGCTGCGGGAGCTGGGGAAAATGAGGGGGCTGGGACACCAGAGGCCCCCACAGCGCTGCCGAAAGCCCCCCCCGCACCCCCTCACCCCCCGGGCCCCACGGCACGTGGCTGGGCGCCTGgaccctgcagctccctggcgGGAATTCCTGCTGCCCCCCGACCCCCCGGGACCCGGCTCCGCCGCCCGGAACCCGCTGGGGGGCCCGGGAGGCTCTGAGGACGGGGGGCGGGTGCTGCTGACGGGGCTCCACACCTGCGGGGACCTCGGCCCGGCCCTGCTGTGCCACTTTGCTCGCAGCCCCGCCGTGGCTGCCGTGGCCTTGGCGGGCTGCTGCTACATGAAGCTGTCAaccgccccgcagccccccggctgccccccgGGCTACCCCCTGAGCGCCTCGGTGGCGGCGTTGCCCGGCCACCAGCTGTCCTACCGGGCACGGGAGGCCGCGTGCCACGCGCTGGAGGAGTACGAGGGGCGGCTGCGCGGGGGCAGCGCCCACCTGCGCGCCCACTGCTACCGCGCCGTGCTCGAGAGCCTCATCCGCGCCGCTGACCCCGGCAAGAGGCACCTGGGCCTGCAGCCGGGCAGGAAAGCGCACGCCCTTGGCTTCCCCCA ATACGCCCACCTGGGGCTGCCCCTTGCAGGACTGGACCCGGCGGGGGTCCCACTGGActcgggggctgtgggggccatgctggagcagcagcacaaggtggTGGCATTCTGCACCCTGGGGCAGCTTCTGGCACCCGCTGTGGAGACCCTCATCCTGCTCGACCGCCTGCTCTACCTGCGGGAGCAAG gtttccaCTGTGCCCTTGTGCCCCTATTCAACCCCCGGTTCTCCCCACGGAACCTGGTGCTGGTGGCCGCACGGACCCCGCTGGCCGCGGTgctggccaggctggacatggACAGCGAGGACGGGGACAGCAGCGAGGACGTGGATCTGCAGGAAGCAGAATCCCCCAGGGAGGGGCagagcccccacagccctgggcacagaCCCCAATAA
- the ISG20L2 gene encoding interferon-stimulated 20 kDa exonuclease-like 2, which translates to MEDLILNVDFAAPEGRPKKEPGNRKHQSFVRRRRELERRGVLRQKQLPAAPGGPRRAPARGKPRSGRRRSCPKENGPAAAAPQCPPVPQNGPTGADAPAETKGKGRGAARGSANAAGAPPASQNDSAGSGATAKSKGKGRGAARGSARAGGPPPKLVAVDCEMVGTGPGGRTSALARCSIVSYEGDVVYDRYVRPEAPIVDYRTRWSGIRRHHMDKAVPFRQARQQVLRILAGKVVVGHAIHNDFKALRYSHPKALTRDTSQIPLLNRRGGFPENVSISLKRLTKALLDQDIQVGKSGHSSVEDARATMELYKVVEEEWEQHLQQNLEQE; encoded by the exons ATGGAGGATTTGATCCTCAACGTGGACTTCGCCGCCCCCGAGGGCCGCCCGAAGAAGGAGCCGGGCAACCGAAAGCACCAGAGCTTcgtgcggcggcggcgggagctgGAGCGCCGGGGAGTCCTGCGGCAGAAGCAGCTCCCGGCGGCACCGGGCGGCCCCCGGCGGGCCCCAGCACGGGGGAAGCCGCGCTCGGGCCGGCGCAGGTCGTGCCCCAAAGAgaacggccccgccgccgccgccccccagtgccccccggtCCCCCAGAACGGCCCCACCGGGGCCGATGCTCCCGCTGAGACCAAGGGGAAGGGTCGGGGGGCGGCTCGGGGCTCCGCCAACGCTGCTGGAGCCCCCCCGGCGTCCCAGAACGACTCCGCTGGGAGCGGCGCAACCGCTAAGAGCAAGGGgaaggggcggggggcggctcGGGGCAGCGCCAGGGCCGGCGGGCCGCCCCCCAAGCTCGTGGCCGTGGACTGTGAGATGGTGGGCACGGGGCCCGGCGGGCGCACGAGCGCCCTGGCCCGCTGCAGCATCGTGTCCTACGAGGGCGACGTCGTGTACGATCGGTACGTGCGGCCCGAGGCGCCCATCGTGGACTACCGGACCCGCTGGAGCGGCATCCGCCGGCACCACATGGACAAAGCTGTGCCCTTCCGCCAGGCGCGGCAGCAG GTGCTGCGGATCCTCGCTGGGAAGGTCGTGGTCGGCCATGCCATCCACAATGACTTCAAGGCACTCCGGTACTCGCACCCCAAAGCTCTGACCCGGGACACGTCCCAGATCCCGCTGCTGAACCGCCGTGGTGGCTTCCCGGAGAACGTGTCCATCTCCCTGAAGCGCCTCACCAAAGCACTGCTGGACCAGGACATCCAG GTAGGGAAAAGTGGTCACTCCTCGGTGGAGGACGCCCGAGCCACCATGGAGCTGTAcaaggtggtggaggaggagtgggagcagcacctgcagcagaACCTGGAGCAGGAGTGA
- the CRABP2 gene encoding cellular retinoic acid-binding protein 2, with product MPNFSGNWKMKSSENFEELLKALGVNMMLRKIAVAAAAKPAVEIRQDGESFYIRTSTPVRTTEIRFRVGEEFEEQTVDGRPCKSLARWESENKMVCEQRLLKGDGPKTGWSREMTNDGELILTMTADDVVCTRVYIRE from the exons ATGCCCAACTTCTCCGGGAACTGGAAGATGAAGAGCTCGGAAAACTtcgaggagctgctgaaggcgCTGG GTGTGAACATGATGCTGCGGAAGAtcgcggtggcggcggcggcaaAGCCGGCGGTGGAGATCCGGCAGGACGGCGAGAGTTTCTACATCCGCACCTCGACCCCCGTGCGCACCACCGAGATCCGCTTCAGGGTGGGCGAGGAGTTCGAGGAGCAGACGGTGGACGGGAGGCCCTGCAAG AGCTTGGCCAGGTGGGAGAGCGAGAACAAGATGGTGTGTGAGCAGCGGCTGCTCAAGGGCGACGGGCCCAAGACGGGCTGGTCCCGGGAGATGACCAACGATGGGGAGCTCATCCTG ACCATGACGGCCGACGACGTTGTGTGCACCAGGGTCTACATCCGGGAGTGA
- the LOC138098651 gene encoding dnaJ homolog subfamily A member 1-like isoform X1, translating to MVKETGYYDLLGVRPGASLDEIKRAYRRLALRYHPDKNPSEGERFKQISQAYEVLSDAHKRALYDRGGERAMKEGGLGGRGGGGGFGSPMDIFDLFFGGGVRMRGRADRRGKTVVHQLSVSLEDLYNGSTRKLSLQKNIICRKCGGCGVREGAQRRCPKCHGSGMEVRIHQLGPSMIQQIQTVCSQCQGQGEWIRPRDCCLTCNGRKVVREKKILSVHLDKGMKDGQKITFHEEGDQVPGLEPGDIIIVLDQKEHPVFRRSGDDLIVRREISLADALCGCRQVIRTLDNRTLLVSSPPGDVIRPGDLKCIPNEGMPVYRSPFQKGKLILQFEVKFPEPGWLPADRLRQLQAFFPPQEEVMATEDTEEVELSDYTAHGGPGRRPYAGEAYHEDDFEDGMRQHVQCQTS from the exons ATGGTGAAGGAGACGGGCTACTACGACCTGCTGGGCGTACGGCCGGGCGCCAGCCTGGACGAGATCAAGCGGGCGTACCGGCGCCTGGCACTGCGCTACCACCCCGACAAGAACCCCAGCGAGGGCGAGCGG ttcAAGCAGATCTCGCAGGCTTACGAGGTGCTGTCGGATGCCCACAAACGGGCGCTGTACGACCGTGGTGGCGAGCGGGCCATGAAGGAAGGTGGCCTGGGCGGCCGCGGGGGAGGCGGCGGCTTCGGCTCCCCCATGGACATCTTCGATCTCTTCTTTGGAGGGGGAGTGCGGATGCGCGGCCGGGCAGACAGGAGAG GGAAGACAGTGGTGCACCAGCTCTCGGTGTCGCTGGAGGACCTGTACAACGGCTCCACGcggaagctgtccctgcagaagaACATCATCTGCCGCAAGTGTGGAG GCTGCGGGGTGCGGGAGGGTGCCCAGAGGAGGTGCCCCAAGTGCCACGGCTCGGGCATGGAGGTTCGCATCCACCAGCTGGGGCCCAGCATGATCCAGCAGATCCAGACGGTGTGTTCCCAGTGCCAGGGCCAGGGCGAGTGGATCCGGCCCCGGGACTGCTGCCTCACCTGCAACGGCCGCAAGGTTGTGCGGGAGAAGAAGATCCTGAGCGTCCACCTGGATAAAG GCATGAAGGACGGGCAGAAAATCACCTTCCACGAGGAAGGGGACCAGGTGCCTGGCCTGGAGCCCGGGGACATCATCATTGTCCTGGACCAGAAGGAACATCCTGTGTTCCGGCGCAGCGGTGACGACCTCATTGTCAGGAGGGAGATCAGCCTGGCAGACGCCCTGTGCGGGTGCCGGCAGGTGATCCGCACCCTGGACAACCGCACCCTGCTCGTGTCCTCCCCACCAG GTGACGTGATCCGGCCTGGGGACCTGAAGTGTATCCCCAACGAGGGGATGCCTGTCTACAGGAGCCCCTTCCAGAAAGGAAAGCTCATCCTGCAGTTCGAG GTGAAGTTCCCCGAGCCGGGCTGGCTCCCCGCTGACCGCCTGCGCCAGCTCCAGGCCTTCTTCCCACCGCAGGAGGAGGTGATGGCCACGGAGGACACGGAGGAGGTGGAGCTCAGCGATTACACGGCGCACGGCGGGCCCGGCCGGCGGCCCTACGCTGGAGAAGCCTATCACGAGGACGACTTCGAGGACGGGATGCGCCAGCACGTCCAGTGCCAGACCTCATAG
- the LOC138098651 gene encoding dnaJ homolog subfamily A member 1-like isoform X2, translated as MSPPDHHPLSPTDAAEEETEHVTARKMVKETGYYDLLGVRPGASLDEIKRAYRRLALRYHPDKNPSEGERFKQISQAYEVLSDAHKRALYDRGGERAMKEGGLGGRGGGGGFGSPMDIFDLFFGGGVRMRGRADRRGKTVVHQLSVSLEDLYNGSTRKLSLQKNIICRKCGGCGVREGAQRRCPKCHGSGMEVRIHQLGPSMIQQIQTVCSQCQGQGEWIRPRDCCLTCNGRKVVREKKILSVHLDKGMKDGQKITFHEEGDQVPGLEPGDIIIVLDQKEHPVFRRSGDDLIVRREISLADALCGCRQVIRTLDNRTLLVSSPPGDVIRPGDLKCIPNEGMPVYRSPFQKGKLILQFEVKFPEPGWLPADRLRQLQAFFPPQEEVMATEDTEEVELSDYTAHGGPGRRPYAGEAYHEDDFEDGMRQHVQCQTS; from the exons ATGTCACCCCCCGACCACCACCCCCTGTCCCCCACGGATGCTGCAGAGGAGGAAACTGAG CACGTCACAGCGAGGAAGATGGTGAAGGAGACGGGCTACTACGACCTGCTGGGCGTACGGCCGGGCGCCAGCCTGGACGAGATCAAGCGGGCGTACCGGCGCCTGGCACTGCGCTACCACCCCGACAAGAACCCCAGCGAGGGCGAGCGG ttcAAGCAGATCTCGCAGGCTTACGAGGTGCTGTCGGATGCCCACAAACGGGCGCTGTACGACCGTGGTGGCGAGCGGGCCATGAAGGAAGGTGGCCTGGGCGGCCGCGGGGGAGGCGGCGGCTTCGGCTCCCCCATGGACATCTTCGATCTCTTCTTTGGAGGGGGAGTGCGGATGCGCGGCCGGGCAGACAGGAGAG GGAAGACAGTGGTGCACCAGCTCTCGGTGTCGCTGGAGGACCTGTACAACGGCTCCACGcggaagctgtccctgcagaagaACATCATCTGCCGCAAGTGTGGAG GCTGCGGGGTGCGGGAGGGTGCCCAGAGGAGGTGCCCCAAGTGCCACGGCTCGGGCATGGAGGTTCGCATCCACCAGCTGGGGCCCAGCATGATCCAGCAGATCCAGACGGTGTGTTCCCAGTGCCAGGGCCAGGGCGAGTGGATCCGGCCCCGGGACTGCTGCCTCACCTGCAACGGCCGCAAGGTTGTGCGGGAGAAGAAGATCCTGAGCGTCCACCTGGATAAAG GCATGAAGGACGGGCAGAAAATCACCTTCCACGAGGAAGGGGACCAGGTGCCTGGCCTGGAGCCCGGGGACATCATCATTGTCCTGGACCAGAAGGAACATCCTGTGTTCCGGCGCAGCGGTGACGACCTCATTGTCAGGAGGGAGATCAGCCTGGCAGACGCCCTGTGCGGGTGCCGGCAGGTGATCCGCACCCTGGACAACCGCACCCTGCTCGTGTCCTCCCCACCAG GTGACGTGATCCGGCCTGGGGACCTGAAGTGTATCCCCAACGAGGGGATGCCTGTCTACAGGAGCCCCTTCCAGAAAGGAAAGCTCATCCTGCAGTTCGAG GTGAAGTTCCCCGAGCCGGGCTGGCTCCCCGCTGACCGCCTGCGCCAGCTCCAGGCCTTCTTCCCACCGCAGGAGGAGGTGATGGCCACGGAGGACACGGAGGAGGTGGAGCTCAGCGATTACACGGCGCACGGCGGGCCCGGCCGGCGGCCCTACGCTGGAGAAGCCTATCACGAGGACGACTTCGAGGACGGGATGCGCCAGCACGTCCAGTGCCAGACCTCATAG